In Zalophus californianus isolate mZalCal1 chromosome 4, mZalCal1.pri.v2, whole genome shotgun sequence, the following proteins share a genomic window:
- the LOC113916243 gene encoding WAS/WASL-interacting protein family member 1-like: MPRSLPTAQRAVGKGRPPPPPQVSPDSTHYIRNLDPRPFLPSPPTPTALRGCGYPCPQTGSKHADADPGPPPPPPGSGPSPPPPPRGATYPRGGSGGRERRSGVGEGASVRGGSQPRGAGAGASGSGGAASPPGGGSGGGGAVPLPQAHIGSIVRRHLPLSGSPLPVPPLPPPLGPPPAAPRHERYRRPRLGRERRGAPSPGPGVPPGGGMGTAPPRAGPAAGKGPPPSKGMSFVPLPERAQWYQPGCFLLPLPGLPGEAPPPSPRPPSSLASLTPPLPRTFYYGTAHRQHHLLLCMDTPTRSPPQFVTRPEVTPTPHLKAAEPSFSTKRTSQRAGGVGGAAREGLLFSAPSLRRAHSPGPPHRQPQHWGATLGGQ; this comes from the coding sequence ATGCCGCGGTCTCTTCCCACCGCTCAGAGAGCGGTGGGCAAAGGacgcccccctcctcccccacaggTTTCTCCAGACTCAACTCACTACATCCGCAACCTCGACCCCCgcccctttctcccctccccccccacccccacggctCTCCGCGGCTGTGGCTACCCCTGCCCCCAAACCGGCTCAAAACACGCGGACGCGGAcccgggccccccacccccccctcccggCTCTggtccttcccctccccctcccccccgagGTGCCACTTACCCCCGAGgcgggagtgggggaagggagaggaggagcggAGTAGGGGAGGGGGCTTCGGTCCGGGGCGGCTCTCAGCCCcggggggccggggccggggccagCGGCAGCGGCGGCGCAGCGTCTCCCcccggcggcggcagcggcggcggcggcgccgtcCCACTCCCGCAGGCACACATAGGCTCCATTGTCCGCCGGCACCTCCCCCTTTCCGGCTCCCCCCTCCCGGTcccgccccttccccctcccctcggCCCTCCCCCAGCCGCACCGCGCCACGAAAGGTACCGCCGGCCCCGCCTCGGACGCGAGCGGAGaggtgccccctcccccggccccggcGTCCCGCCCGGCGGGGGAATGGGGACTGCCCCTCCCCGCGCGGGGCCCGCCGCCGGGAAAGGCCCGCCCCCCTCCAAGGGAATGTCATTCGTCCCCCTCCCGGAACGCGCGCAATGGTACCAACCCggctgcttcctcctccccctccccggccTTCCCGGAGAGGCACCGCCCCCATCGCCCCGCCCACCAAGTAGCCTCGCCTCCTTGACCCCGCCCCTCCCTCGAACATTTTACTATGGGACCGCCCACCGCCAGCACCACCTCCTGCTTTGCATGGACACGCCCACACGGTCCCCGCCCCAGTTCGTCACCCGGCCAGAGGTGACGCCTACTCCCCACCTTAAAGCGGCAGAGCCCTCTTTCTCAACTAAAAGAACCTCCCAGAGGGCCGGCGGGGTGGGAGGTGCGGCCAGGGAGGGTCTCCTCTTTTCCGCACCTTCCCTCCGGCGCGCACACTCACCCGGACCTCCCCACCGCCAGCCGCAGCACTGGGGAGCAACCCTAGGGGGCCAGTAG